The Bacillus mesophilus genome segment TGCATATATCACAAGAAGAATGAGTATATAAACAATACTACCAGCAGCGAGGATTTCAAATTTAGATCGGTTAATTTTATATAAATATCCGATCACTATTCCACCTAAACCAAATAAAAAGGTAGACGGTAGTGCTAATATTGATCCAAATAGCATCGTAAATATGACGGCTGCTCCAAATAAAACCAATCCACTTTTCCAGCCTCTTCTACTAGAAAAAACGACAAAAGGTAGAGATAATGCAAATAAGGTGAGTGAGCCTAATAAAGGAATGTAAAGAGTCATTAAAAATAAGATCATGTATAGCGCTAGCATGATCGCGCCTTCTGTGAGTGCTTTTGTTTTTCCCATATGTCTCCTCGTTTCAAGGTATATGTAGCATTGAATGCTTTGTGATATTATAACATACTAAATCTCCATTTAAGAAATAAAAAAGCAGCAAGGTTTCCCCGCTGCCGCTTTTGTTTATTCACCAGATACATATGGTAGCAATGCCATCTGACGAGCACGCTTGATTGCAATAGTTAACTTACGTTGGTACTTTGCACTTGTACCTGTTACACGACGAGGTAAAATCTTACCACGCTCAGATACAAAACGCTTAAGTAAATCAACATCTTTGAAGTCGATTGTTTCGATACCGTTAGATGTGAAGAAACACACCTTTTTACGCTTACCTCCACGTCCACCTTTACGGAATCCAGCCATGAAAAATGCCTCCCTTCTCTAATTTATTTTAACTGATGGTAATCCGATCTATTAAAATGGTAAATCGTCATCTGAAATGTCGATTGGTTCACCATTGTTAGCAAATGGATCTTCATCTACACGAGTAAATCCTTGATTTCGTTGATTATTTTGGTTCTGATTACGCTGACCTTGTCCATAAGAAGAATCTTCTTGTCCCCCGCCATAATTTCCACCACTGCGTTCACCTTGGTTTCCACCACTTCTTGGCTCTAAGAACTGAACATTTTCGGCAACAACCTCTGTAACATATACACGCTTACCGTCTTGACCGTCATAGCTTCTTGTTTGAAGCTTTCCGTCAACACCAGCCAAACTTCCTTTTTTCAAAAAGTTTGCGACATTCTCAGCCGGACGTCTCCAAATTACGCAGTTGA includes the following:
- the ssb gene encoding single-stranded DNA-binding protein is translated as MMNRVILVGRLTKDPELRYTPSGVAVATFTLAVNRTFTNQQGEREADFINCVIWRRPAENVANFLKKGSLAGVDGKLQTRSYDGQDGKRVYVTEVVAENVQFLEPRSGGNQGERSGGNYGGGQEDSSYGQGQRNQNQNNQRNQGFTRVDEDPFANNGEPIDISDDDLPF
- the rpsR gene encoding 30S ribosomal protein S18, producing MAGFRKGGRGGKRKKVCFFTSNGIETIDFKDVDLLKRFVSERGKILPRRVTGTSAKYQRKLTIAIKRARQMALLPYVSGE